In a genomic window of Erigeron canadensis isolate Cc75 chromosome 5, C_canadensis_v1, whole genome shotgun sequence:
- the LOC122601351 gene encoding uncharacterized protein LOC122601351 — translation MNTLFNSKIACVVFDLCNKEESNDNASGLRVLRTKRVLSRDHAGSANEYLRRPTSEDVQRLVSKHEQIHVFPGMLGSIDCSNNNINVLNESDLFKDLLQDRAPALQYTVYGEEFTKGYYLADGIYPEWATLVKSFKCPMDEKSGKFKRYQEAARKDIERAFGVLQGRWAILKHNARPFSVNKIKRMMYACVILYNMIVQDNGNAISDFEEDYLSDPTNVPTRTWDERVATQMRTFGELRDRRMHHRLRNALVEHVWNLPKNYRQR, via the exons ATGAACACGCTATTTAATTCAAAGATCGCATGCGTCgtttttgatctttgtaacaAAGAAGAGTCAAACGATAACGCGTCTGGTTTGCGTGTTCTTAGAACCAAAAGGGTTTTATCACGAGATCATGCCGGATCCGCG AATGAGTACTTGAGAAGACCGACAAGTGAAGATGTCCAACGTTTGGTAAGTAAGCATGAACAGATACATGTTTTTCCTGGTATGCTTGGTAGTattgatt GTTCGAACAACAACATCAACGTCCTTAATGAATCAGATTTGTTCAAAGATTTGCTGCAAGATAGGGCTCCTGCACTTCAATATACTGTTTACGGTGAAGAGTTTACCAAGGGATATTATCTAGCTGACGGTATTTATCCGGAATGGGCGACACTAGTCAAGTCTTTTAAATGCCCGATGGATGAAAAGAGTGGAAAGTTCAAGCGCTATCAAGAGGCTGCAAGAAAGGATATCGAACGAGCTTTCGGGGTGCTTCAAGGTCGTTGGGCAATCCTTAAACATAATGCCCGCCCGTTTTCGGTGAACAAAATAAAACGTATGATGTATGCTTGTGTTATTCTATACAACATGATTGTTCAAGACAACGGTAACGCAATATCCGATTTTGAGGAAGATTATTTGTCCGATCCAACTAATGTGCCAACACGTACGTGGGATGAAAGAGTTGCAACGCAAATGCGGACCTTCGGGGAGTTACGTGATAGGAGGATGCACCATCGACTTCGCAATGCTCTAGTGgaacatgtttggaacctccCGAAAAATTACCGTCAACGTTGA